A part of Vespertiliibacter pulmonis genomic DNA contains:
- a CDS encoding DegT/DnrJ/EryC1/StrS family aminotransferase encodes MSKFLPFALPEIGEEEINEVIDTLRSGWVTTGPKTKQFEQDFKDYLGDDLEALAVNSATSGLHLALEAVGVKAGDEVIVPTLTFTATAEVVRYLGANPVFIDCDPNTLNIDINKIEEKITNKTKAIVPVHFAGLACDMDKIIALAKKYNLKVIEDAAHAFPTRYKGKLVGTLDSDVTVFSFYANKTMTTGEGGMVVSKNKSLIERMKVMRLHGISKDAFDRYQSKTPAWYYEVIEPGFKYNLPDICAALGLQQLKKIDRFYLQRLEMANKYEKELADLPIILPPNAEENCTHAWHIYPIRLKEDCGISRDDFIVRMSEKGIGCSVHFIPLHKQPIWRDSYNLKPENFPIAENVYQHILSIPLFTKMTNDDQDRVVSAIKEIFNTL; translated from the coding sequence ATGAGTAAGTTTTTACCATTTGCTTTACCTGAAATTGGTGAAGAAGAAATTAATGAAGTTATTGATACTTTACGTTCAGGTTGGGTAACAACAGGGCCTAAAACAAAGCAATTTGAACAGGATTTTAAAGATTATTTAGGTGATGATCTTGAGGCATTAGCAGTGAATTCAGCAACGTCAGGATTGCATTTAGCACTTGAAGCTGTAGGCGTTAAAGCAGGTGATGAAGTAATAGTACCAACTTTAACTTTTACGGCAACAGCAGAAGTTGTGCGTTATTTAGGAGCAAACCCTGTTTTTATTGATTGTGATCCTAATACATTGAATATTGATATTAATAAAATAGAAGAAAAAATAACAAATAAAACAAAAGCAATTGTACCAGTACATTTTGCTGGTTTAGCTTGTGATATGGATAAGATTATTGCATTGGCTAAAAAATATAATCTTAAAGTTATTGAAGATGCTGCTCACGCATTTCCAACTCGTTATAAAGGGAAATTAGTTGGTACTTTAGATAGCGATGTTACGGTATTCAGTTTTTATGCTAATAAAACAATGACAACGGGCGAAGGTGGAATGGTTGTTTCTAAAAACAAATCATTGATTGAGCGAATGAAAGTTATGCGTTTACATGGTATAAGTAAAGATGCATTTGATCGTTATCAATCCAAAACACCTGCTTGGTATTATGAGGTTATTGAACCTGGTTTTAAATATAATTTACCGGATATTTGTGCCGCATTAGGTTTGCAACAATTAAAGAAAATTGATCGTTTTTACTTACAACGTTTAGAAATGGCAAATAAATATGAAAAAGAGTTGGCTGATTTACCAATTATATTGCCTCCTAATGCTGAAGAAAACTGTACTCACGCTTGGCATATTTATCCTATTCGTTTAAAGGAAGATTGCGGTATTAGCCGAGATGATTTTATTGTAAGAATGTCAGAAAAAGGTATTGGCTGTTCAGTGCATTTTATTCCTTTGCATAAGCAGCCTATTTGGCGTGATAGCTATAATTTAAAACCTGAAAACTTTCCTATTGCTGAAAACGTTTATCAACATATTTTATCAATTCCATTATTTACCAAAATGACTAATGATGATCAAGATAGAGTGGTTAGTGCAATTAAAGAAATTTTTAACACGCTTTAA
- a CDS encoding glycosyltransferase: MLSVLMSVYCRENPHYFNQAMKSIWDSQTVKPDEIILVEDGKLTEELYKVIKIWKEKLAHTLKVISLEKNIGTGGAKREGLKHCCGDFIAIMDTDDISEPERFEKQLDFFKHNSDVDAIGTWISEIDENNNVTRSVVKYPTNNEELYKFFSIRDPIPHMTSMFRRRFFVEKKVEYLSEVKMAEDTLLWYQAYKSDCILANIPYVGVRVRMISNLFYRRGDPVKSIQLLKFRLFRINRELKYGFRADLYAIVYFMMSLSPAFVKKWLYKNFR; the protein is encoded by the coding sequence ATGTTATCTGTATTAATGTCAGTATACTGTAGAGAGAATCCACATTATTTTAATCAGGCGATGAAAAGTATTTGGGACTCTCAAACAGTAAAGCCAGATGAAATTATTTTAGTTGAAGATGGTAAATTAACTGAAGAACTTTATAAAGTTATTAAGATTTGGAAAGAAAAACTAGCCCATACATTGAAAGTTATTTCCTTAGAAAAAAATATTGGTACAGGCGGAGCAAAGCGTGAAGGTTTAAAGCATTGTTGTGGTGATTTTATTGCGATTATGGATACAGATGATATTTCTGAACCTGAACGTTTTGAAAAGCAGTTAGATTTTTTTAAGCATAATAGTGATGTTGATGCAATTGGAACTTGGATAAGTGAAATAGATGAGAATAATAATGTTACTCGATCCGTAGTTAAATATCCTACAAATAATGAAGAACTATATAAATTCTTTTCTATTCGAGATCCTATTCCTCATATGACTTCAATGTTTCGTCGTAGATTTTTCGTTGAGAAAAAGGTGGAATATCTGTCAGAGGTAAAAATGGCAGAAGATACATTATTATGGTATCAAGCATATAAATCTGATTGTATATTAGCTAATATCCCTTATGTAGGAGTAAGGGTAAGAATGATTAGTAATCTCTTCTATCGAAGGGGAGATCCAGTAAAATCGATTCAATTATTAAAGTTTAGATTATTTAGGATAAATCGAGAGTTAAAGTATGGTTTTAGAGCCGATTTATATGCAATTGTATATTTTATGATGTCTCTCTCCCCTGCATTTGTGAAAAAATGGCTATATAAGAATTTTAGATAG
- a CDS encoding Stealth CR1 domain-containing protein, whose product MKIDFVLPWVNNQDIDWQNSKKEYDLNQSSSDSNAVARYRDMGTLKYVLRSIEKNCPWYNKIYLITCGHYPEWLNLDSGKVVLVKHTDIYDNVSHLPTFNSSSIEMALPNISELSDYFIYLNDDTLFFSPLEKERFFMDNLPVDFLNHGWIPRGKLFEKLVGKDTWVNSLNNNLTLINKHFSLSNLDSSKLYAKTYLFKNKLSNFLLKNVYKKYFWFEHWHHPIPYLKKTLLEVKEKCFDEMQICSANRFRHNTDLTQYLYRYWRLAKGEFFPCKYDDGFETNIDSIEKLDKAIAICDSTKPKFVCLNDSPSLSNEDFEIIKEKLLNYLSEYFPGKASFEL is encoded by the coding sequence TTGAAAATTGACTTTGTATTACCTTGGGTAAATAACCAAGATATTGATTGGCAGAATTCTAAAAAAGAATATGATTTAAATCAGTCTAGTAGTGATTCTAATGCAGTTGCACGATACCGTGATATGGGGACTTTAAAATATGTTTTACGATCAATAGAGAAGAACTGCCCTTGGTATAATAAGATCTATTTAATTACTTGTGGGCATTATCCAGAATGGCTGAATTTAGATTCTGGTAAAGTTGTGTTAGTGAAACATACGGATATCTATGATAATGTATCGCATTTACCTACGTTTAATTCGAGCTCTATTGAGATGGCATTGCCAAATATTTCTGAATTATCGGATTATTTTATTTATTTAAATGATGATACTCTCTTTTTCTCACCTTTAGAGAAAGAACGTTTTTTTATGGATAATTTACCGGTTGATTTTTTAAATCACGGTTGGATTCCAAGAGGAAAATTGTTTGAAAAATTAGTTGGTAAAGATACTTGGGTAAACTCATTAAATAATAATTTAACATTGATTAATAAACATTTCTCACTTTCAAATTTAGATAGTTCAAAGCTTTATGCTAAAACATATCTATTTAAGAATAAGTTAAGTAATTTTTTGTTGAAAAATGTTTATAAAAAATATTTTTGGTTTGAGCATTGGCATCATCCTATTCCATATTTGAAAAAAACATTATTAGAAGTGAAAGAGAAATGTTTCGATGAAATGCAAATTTGCTCAGCAAATCGTTTTAGGCATAATACTGATCTTACACAATATTTATATCGGTATTGGCGATTAGCTAAGGGTGAATTTTTTCCTTGTAAATATGATGATGGTTTTGAAACAAATATTGATTCTATTGAAAAATTAGATAAGGCAATTGCGATTTGTGATAGTACAAAACCGAAATTTGTTTGTTTAAATGATTCACCGTCCTTATCAAATGAGGATTTTGAAATTATTAAAGAAAAATTATTAAATTATTTGTCAGAATATTTCCCAGGGAAAGCATCTTTTGAATTATAG
- a CDS encoding EpsG family protein, with amino-acid sequence MKKNNIIILLGSIVYPIYMLPFTLSAIINNNKFGYFSLSFFIACLGYMMIPYDTMDIVRHYDMFLTFKDIPVSDVYEYGRNVDYIFSLYSWLIINIGLPKEFIPFSTTFFSYILYFLSFYKIINTFFNKDISSISFKLLTVIGFFLLINEIKFMDTANGLRNACAFSLFTYAMSNYVIRGGKIYFLCLSAFSICIHASAALLLLPFLVSLILKGRVPKGIILISYLILIIGASGLFYSIIELLEPILRSNNLYYPSYFDPDGVWGAGYYENANLNTIVFEKYIKPLPYYVAGIYFIFVNKYASKKMASFLIVLFFCIACLSVSRTIFDRLNNIFVILFILFLVMELCQKKFTILKKIFIFIFISSSIFMSLGSLYKYRDIYWPSWNKILYTPLPVLFLTNEILPDNYIIRNSGE; translated from the coding sequence ATGAAAAAAAATAATATAATTATATTGCTTGGTAGCATTGTTTATCCTATATATATGTTACCATTTACACTATCAGCAATTATAAATAATAACAAATTTGGATATTTTTCTTTATCTTTTTTTATTGCGTGTTTAGGATATATGATGATCCCTTATGATACAATGGATATTGTAAGGCATTATGATATGTTTTTGACCTTTAAGGATATTCCTGTTTCTGACGTGTATGAATATGGTAGAAATGTCGATTATATATTTTCATTATATAGTTGGCTTATCATAAATATAGGGTTGCCAAAAGAATTTATCCCATTTTCTACAACATTTTTTTCTTATATATTATATTTCTTATCTTTTTATAAAATTATTAATACTTTTTTCAATAAAGATATTTCTAGTATTAGTTTTAAGTTATTAACGGTAATAGGATTTTTTCTTTTAATTAATGAAATAAAATTTATGGATACTGCTAATGGTTTAAGAAATGCTTGTGCATTTTCTCTATTTACTTATGCAATGTCCAATTATGTAATAAGAGGAGGAAAGATCTATTTTCTGTGTTTATCTGCTTTTTCTATCTGTATCCACGCATCTGCGGCATTATTATTATTACCTTTTTTGGTTTCTCTAATATTAAAAGGAAGAGTACCTAAAGGAATTATTCTCATCTCATATCTTATATTAATTATTGGTGCTTCAGGTTTATTTTATAGTATAATTGAGCTTTTAGAGCCTATATTACGTAGTAATAATTTATATTATCCTTCATATTTTGATCCTGATGGCGTTTGGGGCGCAGGGTATTATGAGAATGCAAATTTAAATACAATTGTATTTGAAAAATATATAAAACCATTACCCTATTATGTAGCGGGTATATATTTTATATTTGTTAATAAATATGCAAGTAAGAAAATGGCTAGTTTTTTGATTGTATTGTTTTTTTGTATAGCTTGTTTATCTGTATCTAGAACTATTTTTGATAGGTTAAATAATATATTTGTTATTTTGTTTATTCTATTTTTGGTGATGGAATTATGCCAGAAAAAATTCACAATTCTGAAGAAAATATTTATATTTATTTTTATTAGTTCTAGTATTTTTATGTCTTTAGGTAGCTTATATAAATATAGAGATATTTATTGGCCTTCTTGGAATAAGATTTTATATACACCATTACCTGTTTTATTCTTGACTAATGAGATATTGCCAGATAATTACATTATACGTAATTCAGGAGAATAA
- a CDS encoding LicD family protein has protein sequence MLTRLKFFLDKNQRLKKFVLFFYENTIGKYNFYKENKNFKKYNEQTLQSLDKVFKELKCDYWLDFGTLLGAVRENNFIEHDCDIDVGMWLTDYSTQLHSIFEKYGFKKIRDIKIDNGQYGLELTYQINNINVDIFFYTKIDDNYAYYHDFIPENGMSRIGTIQKLGGLVVREISLPISSIGSISFKNENYPIPEPVVDHLIGRYGEGYKVKDSNWSITKGNQDSVKILSDKVGVISYY, from the coding sequence ATGCTTACAAGGTTAAAGTTTTTCTTAGATAAAAATCAAAGATTGAAAAAATTTGTACTATTTTTTTATGAAAATACAATTGGTAAGTATAATTTTTATAAAGAAAATAAGAATTTCAAAAAATATAATGAACAGACTTTACAATCTCTTGATAAAGTATTTAAAGAATTGAAATGTGATTATTGGTTAGATTTTGGTACATTGCTTGGTGCAGTTAGAGAAAATAATTTTATTGAGCATGACTGTGATATAGATGTTGGGATGTGGCTGACAGATTATTCTACTCAGCTCCATTCTATATTTGAGAAATATGGTTTTAAAAAAATTAGAGATATTAAAATTGATAATGGGCAATATGGTTTAGAATTAACTTATCAAATTAATAATATTAATGTTGATATCTTTTTCTATACAAAAATAGATGATAATTATGCTTATTATCATGATTTTATCCCAGAAAATGGAATGAGCCGTATTGGTACTATTCAGAAATTGGGTGGTTTAGTAGTAAGAGAAATATCATTACCTATTTCTAGTATAGGAAGTATTAGCTTTAAAAATGAAAATTATCCTATTCCTGAGCCTGTTGTAGATCATTTAATTGGGCGATATGGTGAAGGCTATAAGGTAAAAGATAGTAATTGGAGTATTACAAAGGGGAATCAAGATAGTGTTAAAATTCTGTCTGATAAAGTTGGTGTTATCTCTTATTATTAG
- the tagD gene encoding glycerol-3-phosphate cytidylyltransferase, whose translation MKTVITYGTFDLFHVGHIRLLKRLRALGDRLIVGISTDQFNMIKGKKSFFSYDERKEILLSCKYVDDVFPENDWEQKRDDVIKYKADIFGIGDDWKGKFDELSDVCQVVYLERTEDISTTDIKRALSKISTIECEALENSLHSALNIIKAVKSSMK comes from the coding sequence ATGAAAACAGTTATTACTTATGGGACATTTGATTTATTTCATGTTGGTCATATTAGATTATTGAAAAGACTGAGAGCTTTAGGAGATAGATTAATTGTTGGAATTTCAACAGATCAATTTAATATGATTAAAGGGAAAAAATCATTTTTCTCTTATGATGAAAGAAAAGAGATTTTACTTTCTTGTAAATATGTTGATGATGTTTTTCCTGAAAATGACTGGGAGCAGAAGAGAGATGATGTGATAAAATATAAAGCAGATATTTTCGGTATTGGTGATGACTGGAAGGGTAAATTTGATGAACTTTCCGATGTTTGTCAGGTTGTTTACTTAGAAAGAACAGAAGATATTTCTACAACAGATATAAAGAGAGCGTTATCAAAAATATCAACAATAGAGTGTGAAGCATTAGAAAACTCATTACATTCTGCTTTGAATATTATTAAAGCAGTTAAATCTAGTATGAAATAA
- a CDS encoding oligosaccharide flippase family protein, translated as MKSLLSNTLSQNFISLFLLQVANYIFPLLIWPILSNYLGIEQFGLLLLALSMLMISNMITDFGFNLSATHNISKNRENKIFICSLLTNIYVLKTVLSILVSVVFFIYYQFSENDNLHKLDYISIILLILIVFFQSWQCPWFFQGIERMKYVTKIIVLSKIIYLLSLVLILPYYSTINSVLLCYLLNQIFISYFYMYSVYKEKFSFGRFNLYGILKELKYSSNFFISRVAVSIYTTGNVLLLGYFHSPHIVGLYGSAEKLYGAGSGVASIVSQAMYPYTTRTGNLSLLLKLVLLIFFPFCIGCYVVSFFSAEIMALIFGEPFIDGGIILDYFLFLMCITFLSVSIGYPGFAAIKRVYLANYTVIIGAVCHFIGILYLYLVDNIYPLTVIFLVIITESIILLLRIGLLFYYRNKRSL; from the coding sequence ATGAAATCCTTATTATCTAATACTTTATCACAGAATTTTATATCGTTGTTTCTCTTGCAAGTGGCAAATTATATTTTCCCTCTATTAATTTGGCCTATTTTAAGTAATTATTTAGGAATTGAGCAATTTGGTTTGTTACTGTTAGCATTATCAATGCTAATGATTAGCAATATGATAACAGATTTTGGGTTTAATTTATCGGCAACTCACAATATTTCAAAAAATAGGGAAAATAAGATATTCATTTGTAGTTTATTAACTAACATATATGTGTTAAAAACAGTGCTTTCTATTTTAGTAAGTGTTGTATTTTTTATATATTATCAATTTTCAGAAAATGATAACTTACATAAGCTAGACTATATTTCTATTATTTTGTTGATACTCATTGTATTTTTTCAATCTTGGCAATGTCCTTGGTTTTTTCAAGGTATTGAAAGAATGAAATATGTTACTAAGATAATAGTGCTATCTAAAATAATATATTTATTAAGTTTAGTTTTGATATTACCATATTATAGTACTATAAATTCAGTGTTATTGTGTTATTTATTAAACCAAATTTTTATTAGTTATTTTTATATGTATAGTGTGTATAAAGAAAAATTTTCTTTTGGTCGATTTAATTTATATGGGATATTAAAAGAGTTAAAATATAGTAGCAATTTTTTTATTTCAAGGGTTGCAGTTTCTATTTATACAACGGGAAATGTTCTATTATTAGGGTATTTTCATAGTCCTCATATCGTAGGGTTATATGGTTCAGCTGAAAAATTATATGGTGCAGGAAGTGGTGTCGCAAGCATTGTTTCTCAAGCGATGTACCCATATACCACAAGAACCGGGAATCTAAGTTTATTATTAAAATTAGTATTACTTATATTCTTTCCATTCTGTATAGGTTGCTATGTGGTATCATTTTTTAGCGCTGAAATAATGGCATTGATTTTTGGAGAACCATTTATTGATGGTGGAATTATATTAGATTATTTCTTATTTCTAATGTGTATTACATTTCTGTCAGTTTCTATTGGATATCCAGGATTTGCTGCTATTAAAAGAGTTTATTTAGCAAATTATACGGTAATTATTGGTGCAGTGTGTCATTTCATTGGTATATTGTATTTATATTTAGTGGATAATATATACCCACTAACTGTAATTTTTCTTGTAATTATAACAGAATCAATAATTTTATTATTACGTATTGGATTGCTTTTTTATTATAGAAATAAGAGGAGCTTATGA
- a CDS encoding LPS O-antigen chain length determinant protein WzzB, whose amino-acid sequence MNTSEMKQNSSASDEIDLIELFKVLWNKKRWIALSTVVCTAISGVYAFTAKEQWSSSAEVVAPRSVDLGNYLTLREGYARIFGEQFDVKAFTDSLYGKFKQLSYSLDAREEFFEESELFKRLSVDKNDSEKRKIINELVREKVSIVKPDPKKDPNALGNKYTFSAETAELAQSTLKEFIGYINKKAFQLDLKEFGIVSTKKIADLKFEREKLQKDLDIEQRVKLENLSKALDAAEKAGIKEYSKALGDNSNIVVSSLAMSDTKIALSDSKLSDSNYLFMLGEKYLKAQIESIKDKDIIYPPRLYQIEEQLRKLQELFSTAKDIDSATYRYLSSPDYPVAKDKPKKLIILLIGMFLGLLLSSCIILILRIFKN is encoded by the coding sequence ATGAATACGTCAGAGATGAAACAAAATTCAAGTGCTTCAGATGAAATAGATCTCATTGAATTATTTAAAGTTTTATGGAATAAGAAACGATGGATAGCACTATCTACAGTAGTTTGCACTGCAATTTCAGGAGTTTATGCGTTTACTGCGAAAGAACAATGGAGTTCAAGTGCTGAAGTTGTTGCACCTCGTTCCGTAGATTTAGGCAATTATCTTACCTTAAGAGAAGGATATGCTCGAATTTTTGGTGAACAGTTTGATGTGAAGGCGTTTACAGATAGTTTATATGGAAAATTTAAGCAGCTTTCCTATTCTTTAGATGCTCGAGAAGAATTCTTTGAGGAATCAGAGTTATTTAAACGTCTTTCAGTTGATAAGAATGATTCAGAAAAACGTAAAATAATCAATGAACTTGTGCGTGAAAAAGTAAGTATTGTAAAACCAGACCCTAAAAAAGATCCAAATGCATTGGGTAACAAATATACATTTAGTGCTGAAACAGCGGAGTTAGCACAATCTACATTGAAAGAGTTTATTGGGTATATTAATAAAAAAGCATTTCAATTGGATCTAAAAGAATTTGGCATTGTTTCAACGAAAAAAATAGCTGATTTAAAATTTGAACGTGAAAAACTTCAAAAAGATCTTGATATTGAACAGCGTGTAAAATTAGAAAACTTATCTAAAGCATTAGATGCGGCAGAAAAAGCAGGTATTAAAGAATATTCAAAAGCTTTGGGAGATAACTCAAATATTGTTGTTTCAAGTTTAGCAATGTCTGATACAAAAATAGCATTATCAGATTCAAAATTAAGTGATAGTAATTATCTATTTATGTTAGGTGAAAAATATTTAAAAGCACAAATAGAATCAATAAAAGATAAAGATATTATCTATCCTCCTAGACTTTATCAAATTGAAGAACAGTTAAGAAAATTACAGGAGTTATTTTCAACAGCTAAAGATATTGATTCAGCAACTTATCGTTATTTAAGCTCACCAGATTATCCAGTTGCAAAAGATAAGCCTAAAAAATTAATTATTTTATTGATTGGTATGTTTTTAGGATTATTGTTAAGTTCTTGTATTATTTTAATTTTACGAATTTTTAAAAACTAA
- the erpA gene encoding iron-sulfur cluster insertion protein ErpA: protein MSDIAIPLIFTDAAANKVKNLIEGEDNPNLRLRVYITGGGCSGFQYGFTFDDQVNEGDLTIENQNVGLVVDPMSLQYLIGGTVDYIEGLEGSRFIVNNPNASSTCGCGSSFSV, encoded by the coding sequence ATGAGTGATATAGCTATACCTTTGATCTTTACCGATGCTGCGGCAAATAAGGTAAAAAATTTAATTGAAGGGGAAGATAACCCCAATTTGCGTTTACGTGTTTATATTACAGGTGGTGGCTGTAGCGGGTTCCAATATGGCTTTACCTTCGATGATCAGGTAAACGAGGGCGATTTAACCATTGAAAATCAAAATGTGGGCTTAGTCGTTGACCCTATGAGTTTACAATATTTAATTGGCGGGACAGTAGATTATATAGAAGGTTTGGAAGGATCACGTTTTATCGTGAATAATCCGAATGCAAGCTCTACTTGTGGTTGTGGCTCATCTTTTAGTGTTTAA
- a CDS encoding 1,4-dihydroxy-2-naphthoate polyprenyltransferase — protein MNKHSTFSAWFSTARPKTLPLALASIVVGSALAFSVGQFDCITTFLALLTTVLLQILSNFANDYGDYLKGSDTSERIGPLRGIQQGAITSRQLKKGLAVVALLSLISGGLLIVYTCQTWQDLLVFCGLGIIAIIAAITYTVGKKPYGYLGLGDISVLIFFGLLAVLGTFYLQAHYLLLPVFFPALGCGLLAVAVLNINNLRDINQDRIAGKNTLVVRIGNKNGRIYHLVLLTLAVICYLIFAIKEFQHWYNYLFILATPLLIKHGVFVYRHRDPAELRPLLAQMAGLALVTNGLFALGVVL, from the coding sequence GTGAATAAACATTCTACTTTTTCAGCTTGGTTTAGTACTGCGCGCCCAAAAACGTTACCTTTAGCATTAGCCTCAATCGTGGTGGGATCAGCGTTGGCCTTTAGTGTCGGTCAGTTTGACTGTATTACGACATTTTTAGCACTGCTTACGACAGTGTTGTTACAGATTTTATCAAATTTTGCCAATGATTATGGAGATTATTTGAAAGGATCAGATACTTCGGAAAGAATTGGGCCTTTACGGGGAATTCAACAAGGGGCAATTACTAGTCGCCAATTGAAAAAAGGATTGGCTGTTGTTGCGTTGCTGTCTTTGATTTCTGGAGGCTTACTGATTGTATATACTTGTCAAACGTGGCAGGATTTATTGGTATTTTGTGGGCTAGGAATTATTGCAATTATTGCAGCGATTACCTATACCGTTGGCAAGAAACCCTATGGTTATTTAGGATTAGGCGATATTTCTGTACTTATCTTTTTCGGGTTATTGGCAGTATTAGGGACTTTTTATCTACAAGCCCATTATTTATTGCTACCAGTATTTTTTCCTGCTTTGGGTTGTGGATTACTGGCAGTTGCTGTTTTGAATATCAATAATTTACGAGATATCAATCAAGATCGTATTGCGGGGAAAAATACACTTGTGGTACGTATTGGAAATAAAAATGGACGAATATATCATCTAGTTTTACTCACATTAGCAGTAATTTGCTATTTAATTTTTGCTATAAAAGAGTTCCAGCATTGGTATAACTACTTATTTATATTGGCAACTCCATTACTTATTAAGCACGGCGTGTTCGTTTATCGCCATCGTGATCCTGCTGAACTTCGCCCTTTATTAGCTCAAATGGCAGGTTTAGCGTTAGTAACGAATGGGTTATTTGCTTTAGGCGTAGTGCTTTAG
- the tsaA gene encoding tRNA (N6-threonylcarbamoyladenosine(37)-N6)-methyltransferase TrmO — MQNSLFPVHLTPIGIIQSPYGEKFAVPRQPDLVTQGKAILRLLPPFNSPDAVRGLEQFSHLWLIFHFHHIPERTWHATVRPPRLGGNERIGVFASRATHRPNPLGLSKVTLQRIEIESGNVYLHLGSVDLVDGTPIFDIKPYLAYADNEPQAQSGFAQQKPAQKLAVAFSQTALQAVNSSKNFVKYGIDDPIQFIREVLAQDPRPAYQQGKLSDRIYGMHLANHNILWQIDKQDPNKVWVLDLTPLN, encoded by the coding sequence ATGCAAAATTCTTTATTTCCTGTCCATTTAACGCCAATTGGAATTATCCAAAGTCCTTACGGCGAAAAATTTGCTGTCCCCCGTCAACCTGATTTAGTTACCCAAGGTAAAGCGATTCTTCGCCTACTCCCCCCCTTTAATTCACCTGATGCAGTGCGAGGATTGGAACAATTTAGTCATCTATGGCTGATTTTTCATTTTCATCATATTCCAGAACGTACTTGGCACGCAACAGTTCGCCCGCCACGTTTAGGGGGAAATGAACGAATTGGCGTATTTGCAAGCCGAGCAACACACCGACCTAATCCATTAGGTTTATCGAAAGTTACCTTACAGCGTATTGAAATTGAGAGTGGTAACGTATATCTCCATCTAGGCAGTGTTGATTTAGTTGATGGCACGCCAATTTTTGATATTAAACCATACCTTGCCTATGCAGACAACGAACCTCAAGCACAATCAGGCTTTGCACAACAAAAACCTGCTCAAAAATTAGCAGTTGCTTTTTCTCAAACAGCATTACAAGCGGTCAATTCCAGTAAAAATTTTGTAAAATATGGAATTGACGATCCTATCCAATTTATTCGTGAAGTTCTCGCTCAAGATCCCCGCCCTGCTTATCAGCAAGGTAAACTGAGTGATCGTATTTATGGAATGCACTTAGCAAATCACAATATTTTATGGCAAATTGACAAGCAAGACCCGAACAAAGTCTGGGTGCTTGACCTTACACCGCTGAACTAA